Proteins found in one Deltaproteobacteria bacterium genomic segment:
- a CDS encoding FAD-binding protein — protein sequence MAKGIKRAEALKIYGQLSGDVSSPEEVDVPELLKKYHPDYVEGTMVPLTIGPNAGEMCHSQLAGILQADAVIEEADLAGAPVYETDVLVIGGGGAGCAAALTAAKEGARVILATKLRLGDSNTVMAEGGIQASIGKDDTPQMHFDDTIKGGHFVADSGLVKSLVTDAPDTIRWLIGQGMQFDEDRFGDLMLRRAGGTSADRIVYYRDYTGLEMMKALREGVLNSGVDVWEYNPVVELLSNESGHCAGAVVLSLNKQNYTIIKAQAVIMATGGIGRVHLNKFPTSNHIGATADGLVLAYRLGAKLRDIDSFQYHPTGMAYPSHMSGSLITEGIRSAGARLLNGKGERFIDELKARDCVTSAILRECAEGRGVFTDDGIQGVWLDTPYLEKKEPGILQKRFPKVLQTGKMCNLDPETEPLMVYPTLHYQNGGAVIDENGQTTVPGLYCVGEVSGGIHGRNRIMGNALLEIICFGRRAGQSASAISHGRGHKKVTIEHLSRLRRELTHAGMSMEKKSPVLFPDYAKRGNGK from the coding sequence ATGGCAAAAGGAATAAAAAGAGCGGAAGCTCTAAAAATATACGGGCAGCTTTCCGGTGATGTTTCTTCACCTGAAGAGGTGGATGTTCCCGAACTTTTGAAGAAATATCACCCTGATTATGTTGAGGGAACAATGGTTCCACTCACAATCGGTCCCAATGCCGGTGAAATGTGTCACAGCCAGCTTGCCGGTATTTTGCAGGCTGATGCTGTCATCGAGGAAGCTGATCTTGCCGGTGCGCCTGTTTATGAAACGGATGTTCTCGTCATCGGCGGCGGCGGGGCGGGCTGTGCCGCAGCTCTGACGGCTGCCAAGGAAGGGGCAAGGGTCATCCTTGCTACCAAGCTCAGGCTCGGTGATTCCAATACGGTAATGGCTGAGGGGGGCATACAGGCTTCTATCGGCAAGGACGATACACCGCAGATGCACTTTGACGATACCATTAAAGGTGGGCATTTTGTTGCCGATTCGGGACTTGTCAAAAGCCTCGTTACCGATGCGCCCGACACGATCAGGTGGCTTATAGGCCAGGGGATGCAGTTTGATGAAGACCGTTTCGGCGATCTCATGCTCCGTCGTGCAGGTGGGACATCGGCAGACCGTATCGTTTACTATCGTGACTATACGGGCCTTGAAATGATGAAGGCGCTTCGTGAAGGGGTACTCAACAGCGGAGTCGATGTGTGGGAGTATAACCCTGTCGTCGAGCTTCTTTCTAACGAATCGGGCCACTGTGCAGGGGCCGTCGTGCTCTCGCTGAACAAGCAGAACTATACCATAATAAAGGCACAGGCCGTTATTATGGCTACAGGCGGCATCGGCCGTGTTCATCTGAATAAATTCCCCACTTCCAACCATATAGGCGCCACGGCAGACGGCCTCGTTCTTGCCTATCGCCTGGGTGCTAAACTGAGAGATATCGATTCATTCCAGTATCATCCCACAGGCATGGCCTATCCGAGCCATATGTCGGGCTCGCTTATTACGGAAGGTATACGTTCCGCCGGAGCAAGGCTTTTAAACGGCAAAGGGGAACGTTTTATCGATGAACTAAAAGCAAGAGACTGCGTTACTTCTGCCATCCTCAGAGAGTGCGCTGAGGGGAGGGGTGTTTTTACTGATGATGGTATCCAGGGCGTCTGGCTCGATACGCCCTATCTTGAAAAGAAAGAGCCCGGAATTTTACAGAAGCGCTTTCCGAAAGTTCTTCAGACGGGGAAAATGTGCAATCTCGATCCTGAAACAGAACCGCTCATGGTTTATCCTACGCTGCACTATCAAAATGGCGGCGCTGTTATTGACGAAAATGGTCAGACAACGGTTCCCGGCCTCTACTGTGTGGGGGAAGTAAGCGGTGGAATCCACGGCAGAAATCGTATCATGGGTAATGCCCTGCTGGAGATTATCTGCTTTGGACGACGTGCCGGACAGAGTGCATCAGCCATTTCTCATGGCAGGGGCCATAAGAAAGTGACAATAGAACACTTAAGCAGGCTCAGGCGTGAACTGACCCACGCCGGTATGAGCATGGAGAAGAAGAGCCCTGTTCTCTTTCCTGATTATGCCAAGAGGGGGAATGGGAAATGA
- a CDS encoding ferredoxin has protein sequence MAEGTIEVNINGKDIKLPHAMSAIQAMWHAGYPMVHGVGCLEGVCGACKVLVRRAGGSEITTELGCQTIVEKGMQIIFLVFPTSNHHHYQLEDFQNSWDTQAQFHQVFPEAINCRHCSGCTKSCPKDIDVEKGVELAVAGKFKESGEHFLECVMCGLCLTSCPERITPNHVGLFGRRITAYFHIRPSNLINRLEAMRKGLYPVEYDEKTEDRE, from the coding sequence ATGGCCGAAGGAACGATTGAGGTCAATATAAACGGAAAGGATATCAAGCTTCCTCATGCCATGTCGGCTATTCAGGCCATGTGGCATGCGGGATACCCCATGGTTCACGGCGTCGGTTGTCTTGAGGGGGTTTGCGGCGCCTGCAAGGTGCTAGTAAGGCGTGCCGGCGGATCGGAAATTACGACGGAACTCGGTTGTCAGACAATTGTTGAGAAGGGAATGCAGATTATTTTTCTCGTTTTTCCCACATCCAACCATCATCACTACCAGCTTGAAGATTTTCAGAATTCCTGGGATACGCAGGCCCAGTTTCATCAGGTCTTTCCCGAGGCAATTAACTGCCGCCATTGCAGCGGCTGTACCAAGTCCTGCCCCAAGGATATCGATGTTGAAAAGGGGGTTGAACTGGCCGTTGCAGGGAAGTTCAAGGAGTCGGGTGAACATTTTCTGGAATGCGTCATGTGCGGGCTTTGCCTTACCTCTTGCCCTGAGAGAATTACACCGAATCATGTCGGTCTTTTCGGCAGAAGAATTACCGCTTATTTTCATATTCGCCCTTCAAACCTGATTAACCGGTTAGAGGCCATGAGAAAAGGTCTCTATCCTGTTGAATATGACGAAAAAACTGAAGACAGGGAATAA
- a CDS encoding cobalamin-dependent protein (Presence of a B(12) (cobalamin)-binding domain implies dependence on cobalamin itself, in one of its several forms, or in some unusual lineages, dependence on a cobalamin-like analog.) — translation MNNANFKKYEDDFIHALLSINKARAEEILSELVKEECLITIGDKFLAPALERIGKDWEKGITSLAQVYLSGHMCNTILDKMLLSKESFQKKQPPMAIATLSDFHTLGKRIVFYSLKVSGYKVDDFGHGLLIHDLVNKCQENKTEILLVSTLMLPSALLVKHLIEALKDGDLHVKVIVGGAPFYFDRELWKEVGADAMGYNASDALGIVKRLSGELK, via the coding sequence ATGAATAATGCAAATTTTAAAAAATATGAAGATGACTTTATTCACGCTCTCCTAAGCATAAACAAGGCAAGGGCAGAGGAGATTTTAAGTGAACTGGTCAAAGAAGAATGTTTAATAACTATTGGGGACAAATTTCTTGCCCCGGCCCTGGAAAGGATCGGAAAAGACTGGGAAAAGGGGATTACTTCTCTGGCGCAGGTATACCTTAGCGGCCACATGTGCAATACTATTCTCGATAAAATGCTGCTCTCCAAAGAATCTTTTCAAAAGAAACAACCTCCTATGGCTATAGCAACACTGAGTGATTTTCATACGCTTGGCAAGCGAATAGTCTTCTATTCCCTGAAAGTTTCCGGTTATAAAGTAGATGACTTTGGACACGGCCTCCTCATTCATGACCTCGTCAATAAGTGTCAGGAGAATAAAACAGAAATCCTTCTTGTTTCTACTCTTATGTTACCGTCGGCCTTACTCGTCAAACATCTGATAGAGGCCTTAAAGGATGGGGACCTTCATGTAAAAGTTATCGTCGGCGGCGCGCCTTTCTACTTTGACAGAGAACTCTGGAAAGAAGTAGGCGCAGATGCAATGGGTTATAACGCTTCCGATGCGCTGGGAATAGTCAAACGCCTGTCAGGAGAACTCAAATGA
- a CDS encoding uroporphyrinogen decarboxylase family protein — protein MNEKAFTPMSRLLTALSFREPDRVPFFLLLTMHGAIELGIPIKDYFSKAANVIEGQLRMRKKYRHDCFYTFFYAPIEVEAMGGEVFYREDGPPNSGKPLINKWEEIEKLSPPPVADAPCLQKVIEATKGLKKEVGNDVPIIGVVMSPFSLPVMQMGFEKYIHFLYEQPRLFEQLMTINENFCTEWANAQLEAGATAICYFDPVSSITIIPKEKYLETGFKVAKRTIARINGPTATHMASGLCLPIVDELIESGTNVIGVSALENLESLKKNCRKKLAILGNLNGIEMRRWTEEETERIVKETIKKGAPGGGLILSDNHGEIPWQIPEEVLLAISNAVHKWGKYPISI, from the coding sequence ATGAATGAAAAAGCATTTACACCCATGAGTCGTCTTTTGACGGCGCTTTCATTCCGGGAGCCTGATCGTGTCCCCTTTTTCCTGCTGCTGACCATGCATGGCGCAATCGAGTTGGGCATACCGATTAAGGACTACTTTTCAAAAGCAGCCAATGTTATCGAAGGCCAGCTCCGCATGAGAAAAAAGTACCGCCATGATTGCTTCTACACCTTTTTTTATGCGCCCATTGAAGTAGAGGCCATGGGTGGCGAGGTCTTTTACCGCGAGGACGGGCCTCCAAATTCAGGAAAACCGCTCATAAATAAATGGGAGGAAATTGAAAAGCTCTCTCCACCGCCGGTAGCAGACGCGCCCTGTTTACAGAAAGTCATTGAGGCAACAAAAGGACTGAAAAAAGAAGTGGGCAATGACGTGCCTATTATCGGCGTTGTTATGTCTCCTTTTTCCCTGCCTGTTATGCAGATGGGTTTTGAAAAGTATATACACTTTCTTTATGAACAACCCCGCCTGTTTGAACAATTAATGACGATTAATGAAAATTTCTGTACAGAATGGGCAAATGCCCAACTGGAGGCAGGGGCTACGGCAATCTGCTATTTCGACCCTGTATCTTCAATAACGATTATTCCCAAAGAAAAATACCTGGAAACGGGATTTAAGGTTGCCAAACGAACCATTGCCCGAATCAATGGACCTACGGCAACCCATATGGCATCGGGGCTGTGCCTGCCCATTGTGGATGAACTGATAGAAAGCGGCACCAATGTGATTGGAGTGAGCGCGCTTGAAAACCTGGAATCTCTCAAAAAAAACTGCCGGAAAAAGCTGGCCATCCTTGGCAACCTGAACGGTATCGAAATGCGCCGATGGACTGAAGAAGAGACAGAAAGAATCGTTAAGGAAACCATCAAAAAAGGCGCTCCCGGAGGAGGACTTATCCTTTCCGACAATCATGGAGAAATTCCCTGGCAGATACCGGAAGAGGTCCTGCTGGCAATTTCAAATGCCGTCCATAAATGGGGCAAATACCCCATATCCATCTGA
- a CDS encoding cobalamin-dependent protein (Presence of a B(12) (cobalamin)-binding domain implies dependence on cobalamin itself, in one of its several forms, or in some unusual lineages, dependence on a cobalamin-like analog.), with the protein MESATARDSKPVNRQGIDYKKYEDNFIHALLSMNKSRAEQILRELAKKEKLLYICDNFITPAFERIGKNWECGITPLSQLYIGSHICNAILDNMLVNETLPKKKQPNLAIATLGDFHTLGKKIVIYALKTAGYKVIDFGYGLLIHDIVEKCKQKETEILLISSLMDSSALLTKQLIEALEDEGLHIKVVAGGAPFCKDKNLWKEVGAHAMGHNASDALGIIKRFEEELC; encoded by the coding sequence ATGGAGAGTGCAACCGCCAGGGATTCAAAACCTGTGAACAGACAAGGGATCGATTACAAAAAATACGAAGATAACTTTATTCATGCCCTGCTCTCTATGAACAAATCCAGGGCAGAGCAGATTCTAAGAGAGCTGGCTAAGAAAGAGAAGCTCCTCTATATTTGCGACAATTTCATAACCCCGGCATTTGAACGAATAGGGAAAAACTGGGAATGTGGGATTACACCTCTATCCCAGCTATATATTGGCAGCCATATCTGTAATGCTATTCTTGATAATATGCTCGTCAACGAAACACTTCCTAAAAAAAAACAACCCAACCTGGCCATTGCCACGCTGGGTGATTTTCACACACTCGGTAAAAAAATAGTCATTTACGCCCTCAAAACAGCCGGTTACAAAGTCATCGATTTCGGCTATGGGCTCCTCATCCATGATATTGTGGAAAAGTGCAAACAAAAGGAGACGGAGATTCTTCTCATTTCAAGCCTCATGGATTCCTCGGCTCTGTTAACAAAACAGCTCATAGAGGCCCTGGAAGATGAAGGTCTTCACATAAAAGTCGTTGCAGGTGGGGCGCCCTTTTGTAAGGACAAGAACCTCTGGAAAGAAGTCGGCGCTCATGCCATGGGCCACAATGCTTCAGACGCCCTGGGGATTATCAAGCGTTTTGAAGAAGAACTCTGCTAA
- the bamD gene encoding outer membrane protein assembly factor BamD: MKRLITIVLMLVLFACSGSGAKELYETAQFEELQNNHKHAVSLYEEIIRDYPKSEYSQKAKERLKALKK, from the coding sequence ATGAAAAGACTGATTACGATAGTATTAATGCTGGTCCTTTTTGCCTGTTCAGGTTCCGGTGCAAAGGAGCTTTATGAAACGGCACAGTTTGAGGAGCTTCAGAATAATCACAAACATGCGGTAAGCTTATATGAGGAGATCATAAGGGATTACCCGAAAAGTGAATATTCGCAGAAGGCGAAAGAGCGGCTTAAAGCCCTTAAAAAGTAA
- a CDS encoding endonuclease domain-containing protein encodes MKQTYNSQALKDRRIELRRNQSLAERILWQKLRNKQFRGLKFFRQYSVGSYILDFYCPRLKLAIELDGGHHSEKEIMEYDEARTDYLKTREIKTIRFWNNDVLQNIEGVFDALEEFVGNTINDSNPLNPP; translated from the coding sequence ATGAAACAGACTTATAACAGTCAAGCTCTAAAGGATCGGCGAATAGAGCTTCGTCGCAATCAAAGTTTAGCGGAAAGAATTCTTTGGCAAAAATTGCGGAACAAGCAATTTAGAGGATTGAAGTTTTTTCGTCAATACAGCGTTGGTTCCTATATCCTCGATTTTTACTGCCCCAGGTTGAAACTCGCTATAGAGTTGGATGGCGGGCATCACTCGGAGAAGGAGATCATGGAATATGATGAAGCGCGAACTGATTATCTGAAAACACGGGAGATAAAAACCATACGGTTTTGGAATAATGATGTTTTGCAGAATATAGAAGGGGTGTTTGATGCATTGGAGGAATTTGTCGGTAACACCATTAATGATAGTAACCCCCTCAATCCCCCTTAG
- a CDS encoding M48 family metallopeptidase: protein MMEKGMIHYGGEQIGFNVLFVNRKTMEIAVHPDKRVIVKAPLDTDWSHIEKRVRKRVRWIVKQIVHFSQFEPRTPPRSYVSGETHLYLGKQYRLKVITGERDSVKVMRRQMMVTIKGRISADRVKDCLLSWYRKKAWEKMPQIYETVMGRFKQHGYDCPQLQIRKMKTRWGSLSQKGRLTLNLSLIRVPKDCIEYVITHELCHIQFNDHSAGFYKLLEELMPDWQRRKNRLEITTL, encoded by the coding sequence ATGATGGAAAAAGGAATGATTCATTATGGCGGGGAGCAAATCGGCTTTAATGTGCTCTTTGTGAATCGAAAGACAATGGAGATTGCCGTTCATCCCGATAAACGGGTTATTGTCAAGGCGCCTTTGGATACCGATTGGTCTCATATTGAAAAGCGCGTCAGGAAACGCGTGAGATGGATAGTTAAGCAGATAGTCCACTTCAGTCAGTTCGAGCCAAGAACTCCGCCGCGCAGCTACGTGAGCGGCGAGACTCACCTTTACCTTGGAAAGCAATACCGTTTAAAGGTTATAACGGGTGAGAGGGACAGTGTAAAAGTTATGCGCCGTCAAATGATGGTGACAATAAAAGGTCGGATAAGCGCCGACAGGGTAAAGGATTGCCTTTTGTCATGGTACCGTAAAAAGGCATGGGAAAAGATGCCGCAGATTTATGAGACGGTTATGGGGCGCTTTAAACAGCACGGTTATGACTGCCCGCAACTTCAAATCCGGAAAATGAAGACAAGGTGGGGCAGCTTATCCCAAAAAGGAAGGCTTACACTTAACCTTTCATTAATCCGTGTGCCGAAGGATTGCATTGAATATGTCATTACCCATGAACTCTGTCATATTCAGTTTAATGATCATAGCGCCGGTTTCTATAAGCTGCTTGAAGAGCTAATGCCGGACTGGCAGAGAAGGAAGAATCGCCTGGAAATAACAACGCTTTAG
- a CDS encoding HsdR family type I site-specific deoxyribonuclease: MSEDRTTYSTGGFRFNEKYLSQIPALQLLINLGYEYVPPEQVYALRKGSTGNVILEEVLEAQLKEINRIHHKGREYRFSEENIQTALQKLKNVKFDGLQKTNEKIFDLLTLGTSLEQSIEGDARSFNLYYINWTNPSKNKFHVTAEFSVDRTRSDKKRRPDIVLFVNGIPLVVMECKSPEIEVKEAIKQSIRNEREDNIPKLFAYAQVVMGINKNEATYGTAGTAEKYWAHWQEREKVDERLARMVNQPLSRESKGSLFSGDFAPARKFFHSLAQEGGRQVTKQDRAIYSLCRPERLIELACHFTLFDGGNKKIARYQQYFAVRRIMKRVKEFDEAGIRRGGILWHTQGSGKSLTMVWLARALVMDRSIINPRILLVTDRVDLDEQLGNTFASCGLDKKRAKTGRHLLELVCEKKASIITTLVHKFDKALNVRKHVEDSAEIFILVDEAHRTQFKGLHSRMRQMFPRACYIGFTGTPLMKKEKNNFVKFGGLIDAYPIDEAVKDGAVVPLLYEGRHVEMEQNKKAIDLWFERHTQGLTKEQKGDLKKKYARANMLSKAEQVVYMRAFDISEHFRSNWQGTGLKAQLVAPLKVTALKYKEYLDHIGYVKSKVIISPPGKSEGDEKVDDEPEDKVQKFWTKMLKRYISEEAYNKEITERFKYEEEPEILIVVDKLLTGFDAPRNTVLYLCRTLRGHTLLQAIARVNRLYEDELTGEPKDYGYIVDYEGVLGELDNALTSYKELSGFDEEDIKGALRSIDEEVKKLPQRHSDLWDIFRGVENEHDEEAYELMLGDEILRHDFYERLSDYSFTLGIALSSEQFVMSVSDAKLKQYKNDLKHFQKMRTSVKLRYAETIDYRRHYEPKLKKLLDTHIFASEVYQLNDPVNIFDEDTFLKVKQEQGIYETKTKAARADAIAHATKKAIAEHMGEDPAFFTKFSKLIQQAIDDFRAKRISDLEYLNRAIDIRGKVVRREHDDMPEAIGDDHEAMAFFGIIKPFFDGKGIDAKRCENIASDTALAIRHIVKRNWKVNFIDDFDAQKQTMNEIDDYLYDEVRDGAGIDLTMEEMDAIIEDSLKLAKNRNRQS, from the coding sequence ATGAGTGAAGACAGGACGACCTATTCAACAGGGGGCTTCCGCTTTAACGAAAAATACCTCTCCCAGATTCCGGCGCTGCAACTGCTTATCAACCTGGGCTATGAATATGTGCCGCCAGAGCAGGTCTATGCCCTTCGCAAGGGAAGTACGGGAAATGTCATCCTTGAAGAGGTGCTGGAAGCGCAGCTTAAGGAGATTAACCGCATTCATCATAAGGGCCGTGAGTACCGTTTCAGTGAAGAAAACATCCAGACGGCTCTTCAAAAACTTAAAAACGTCAAGTTCGATGGCCTTCAGAAAACCAATGAAAAGATATTCGACCTGCTAACGCTGGGCACTTCGCTGGAACAAAGTATTGAAGGCGATGCCAGAAGCTTTAACCTCTACTACATTAACTGGACCAACCCCTCAAAAAACAAATTTCATGTAACGGCGGAATTTTCTGTCGACCGCACGCGGAGCGATAAAAAAAGGCGACCCGACATTGTCCTTTTTGTTAACGGCATTCCTCTCGTTGTTATGGAGTGCAAAAGCCCTGAAATAGAAGTGAAAGAGGCCATAAAACAGTCCATCCGCAACGAGCGGGAAGATAACATTCCCAAACTCTTTGCCTATGCCCAGGTGGTGATGGGCATCAACAAAAATGAAGCGACCTATGGCACGGCAGGTACGGCGGAAAAGTACTGGGCTCACTGGCAGGAAAGGGAGAAGGTTGATGAAAGGCTTGCCCGAATGGTTAATCAGCCCCTGAGCCGCGAGAGCAAAGGGTCGCTTTTTTCAGGTGACTTTGCCCCGGCAAGGAAGTTCTTCCATAGTCTTGCGCAGGAAGGCGGCAGGCAGGTAACGAAGCAGGACAGGGCCATTTACAGCCTCTGCCGGCCTGAAAGATTGATTGAACTTGCCTGTCACTTTACCCTCTTTGACGGCGGCAACAAGAAAATTGCCCGCTACCAGCAGTATTTTGCCGTCAGACGGATTATGAAGCGAGTCAAGGAATTCGATGAAGCGGGTATCCGCAGAGGCGGTATTCTCTGGCATACGCAGGGTTCGGGCAAGTCGCTGACCATGGTCTGGCTGGCAAGGGCGCTTGTTATGGACAGGTCTATCATCAATCCGCGGATCTTGCTGGTAACGGACCGCGTCGATCTCGACGAGCAACTGGGCAATACCTTTGCCTCCTGCGGACTCGATAAAAAGAGGGCCAAAACGGGCCGTCATCTTCTGGAACTGGTCTGCGAAAAGAAGGCCTCCATTATTACCACACTGGTTCACAAGTTCGATAAAGCCCTTAATGTGAGAAAGCATGTGGAAGATTCGGCAGAGATTTTTATCCTTGTCGATGAAGCGCACCGGACGCAATTTAAAGGACTCCATTCGCGGATGCGGCAAATGTTTCCCCGTGCCTGCTATATCGGTTTTACCGGCACACCGCTCATGAAAAAGGAGAAGAACAATTTCGTCAAATTTGGCGGCCTCATTGACGCCTATCCTATCGATGAGGCCGTGAAAGACGGCGCCGTGGTCCCCCTTTTGTACGAGGGCCGTCATGTGGAGATGGAGCAGAACAAAAAGGCCATCGATCTCTGGTTTGAACGGCATACGCAGGGGCTGACAAAGGAGCAAAAAGGGGACCTGAAAAAGAAGTATGCCAGGGCCAATATGCTGAGTAAGGCCGAGCAGGTGGTTTATATGCGGGCCTTTGATATTAGCGAGCATTTCCGCAGCAACTGGCAGGGAACGGGCTTAAAGGCGCAGCTGGTGGCGCCTCTCAAGGTGACGGCGCTCAAGTACAAGGAATACCTCGATCATATCGGTTATGTTAAATCAAAGGTGATTATCTCGCCGCCCGGTAAAAGTGAGGGCGATGAAAAAGTGGATGATGAACCGGAAGACAAGGTTCAGAAATTCTGGACCAAAATGTTGAAGCGCTACATTTCGGAAGAGGCCTATAACAAGGAAATTACGGAAAGGTTCAAATATGAAGAGGAGCCGGAAATTCTCATTGTCGTCGATAAGCTCTTAACCGGCTTTGACGCCCCCAGGAATACGGTGCTTTATCTCTGCCGTACCCTTCGGGGCCATACATTGCTCCAGGCCATTGCCCGTGTAAACCGCCTTTACGAAGATGAACTGACGGGCGAGCCCAAGGATTACGGTTATATTGTCGATTATGAAGGTGTTTTGGGTGAACTGGATAATGCGCTAACCTCATACAAGGAACTGAGCGGTTTTGATGAAGAAGACATTAAGGGTGCCTTGAGAAGTATCGATGAGGAAGTGAAAAAACTGCCCCAGCGGCACTCCGACCTCTGGGATATTTTCAGAGGCGTCGAGAATGAACATGACGAAGAAGCTTATGAGCTTATGCTCGGTGATGAAATACTACGTCACGATTTTTATGAAAGGCTTTCCGATTATTCCTTTACCCTGGGGATAGCCCTTTCATCGGAGCAATTTGTCATGTCTGTGTCGGATGCAAAGCTGAAACAGTATAAAAATGATTTGAAACACTTCCAGAAAATGAGGACGTCCGTCAAACTGCGTTATGCAGAAACCATCGATTACCGCCGCCACTATGAACCGAAGCTGAAAAAGCTTCTTGATACTCATATTTTTGCCAGTGAGGTTTATCAACTCAATGACCCCGTCAACATCTTCGACGAAGATACTTTTCTTAAGGTAAAGCAGGAGCAGGGCATTTATGAAACAAAAACGAAAGCCGCACGGGCCGATGCAATCGCTCATGCAACGAAAAAGGCCATTGCCGAACATATGGGAGAAGATCCCGCCTTTTTTACAAAGTTTTCAAAGCTCATTCAGCAGGCAATCGATGATTTCAGGGCAAAGAGAATTTCAGACCTGGAATACCTGAACAGGGCAATCGATATTCGTGGCAAGGTTGTCCGCAGGGAGCATGACGATATGCCTGAGGCTATTGGTGATGACCATGAGGCTATGGCTTTTTTCGGTATTATCAAGCCCTTTTTCGATGGCAAGGGCATCGATGCCAAAAGGTGTGAAAATATTGCAAGCGATACGGCTTTAGCCATACGCCATATAGTGAAACGTAACTGGAAGGTTAATTTTATTGACGATTTTGACGCGCAAAAGCAAACCATGAATGAAATTGACGATTATCTTTATGACGAGGTGAGGGACGGCGCGGGGATTGACCTGACAATGGAAGAGATGGACGCGATTATAGAAGATTCCCTTAAATTGGCAAAAAACAGGAATCGCCAATCATGA
- a CDS encoding four helix bundle suffix domain-containing protein has translation MSEKEPLIPKHGGYRKLKSFQVGQLVYDVTVRFCDRYVDRFSRTRDQMVQAARSGVQNIAEGSQASATSKKTELKLTNVARASLEELRLDYEDFLRQRGMPMWEPDHPALMRFKARRCKTLDDLRNWVEEERALWRERRDSYGHARTDRDNKAEKEKSLAVGEGPCKSLPSEVLVANAALSLLNLCCYLLDRQLATLASDFEKEGGFTERLYRVRSAERKRSK, from the coding sequence ATGTCTGAAAAAGAACCACTAATCCCTAAACACGGCGGCTACCGCAAGCTGAAAAGCTTTCAGGTGGGCCAACTCGTTTATGACGTGACGGTGCGCTTTTGCGACCGCTACGTGGACCGCTTCAGCCGCACGCGGGACCAGATGGTGCAGGCGGCGCGAAGCGGCGTACAAAACATTGCCGAAGGAAGCCAGGCGTCGGCCACGTCTAAAAAGACGGAACTGAAATTGACCAACGTGGCGCGGGCCAGCCTGGAGGAGCTTCGCCTCGATTATGAGGATTTTTTGAGGCAGCGGGGGATGCCTATGTGGGAGCCGGACCACCCGGCACTCATGCGCTTCAAGGCAAGACGCTGCAAAACCCTGGATGATCTACGGAACTGGGTGGAGGAGGAACGGGCGCTCTGGAGAGAGCGCAGGGACAGTTATGGTCATGCACGGACAGACAGGGACAATAAAGCCGAAAAAGAGAAGTCCCTGGCAGTCGGTGAAGGTCCGTGCAAGTCTTTGCCTTCCGAAGTTCTGGTTGCTAACGCTGCACTTTCCCTCCTGAATCTCTGCTGCTACCTCCTCGACCGCCAGCTTGCCACACTGGCAAGTGATTTTGAAAAGGAGGGTGGCTTTACGGAACGTCTCTACCGTGTTCGCTCTGCCGAAAGGAAGCGAAGCAAATGA